GGCGCAGGCGGCCCCCGTGTCGCGCACCATCCGGGGGGAGACCTCCCCCGTATACGCCCCCTCCTCGGCGAAGTGGACGTTCTGCGACGCCACGCGGACGTTCGTGCCGCGGGTCAGGGACGCGACGGCTGCGAGGGAGGGGAAGGCGGGGGCCAGGACGATCTCCACGCCGGCCGCGTCCCCCACGAGGGGGGAAAACTCCCGGACGAAGGCCGCCGCCTCGTCCGCGGTCTTGTACATCTTCCAGTTGCCGGCGATGACCGGGGTGCGCATCCCCCTACGCCGCCTTCTCCACGTACTTGGCGAGGTCCACCAGGCGGCAGGAATATCCCCACTCGTTGTCGTACCAGGCCAGCACCTTCACCATCCTCCCTTGGATCACCTTGGTGGAGAGGGAGTCGAACTCCGCGGAGTAGGCGGTATGGTTGAAATCGACGGAGACCAGCGGTTCGTCGACGTACTGGATAATTCCCTTCAGCGGCCCTTCCGACGCCTTCTTGATCGCCTCGTTGACCTCCTCCGCGGTGGCCGGCTTCGACAGCTCCACCGTCAGGTCCACCACGGACACGTTGGACGTGGGGACGCGGATCGCCATCCCGTCGAGCTTCCCCTTCAATTCCGGGATCACGAGCGCCACCGCCTTCGCGGCGCCGGTGGTGGTCGGAATCATGGACAGCCCCGCCGCGCGCGCCCGGCGCAGGTCCTTGTGGGGGAGGTCGAGGATCTTCTGGTCGTTGGTGTACGCGTGGATCGTGGTCATCAGCCCCCGCTCGATCCCGAAGGCGTCGAGGAGCACCTTCGCGATCGGCGCGAGGCAGTTCGTCGTGCAGGAGGCGTTGGAGATGATCCGGTGC
This DNA window, taken from Candidatus Deferrimicrobiaceae bacterium, encodes the following:
- the gap gene encoding type I glyceraldehyde-3-phosphate dehydrogenase — protein: MAVKVGINGFGRIGRNFFRAAYKDPALDIVAVNDITDAKTLAHLLKYDSVHGRFDEKVEAKGDRLVVAGKEVQVFAAKDPSELPWKKLGVQVVIESTGKFTDREGAEKHLKAGAKRVLISAPAKDPDATFVMGVNEKTYDPAKHRIISNASCTTNCLAPIAKVLLDAFGIERGLMTTIHAYTNDQKILDLPHKDLRRARAAGLSMIPTTTGAAKAVALVIPELKGKLDGMAIRVPTSNVSVVDLTVELSKPATAEEVNEAIKKASEGPLKGIIQYVDEPLVSVDFNHTAYSAEFDSLSTKVIQGRMVKVLAWYDNEWGYSCRLVDLAKYVEKAA